CAAAGACCTGAAATTGTTATAAGAAACACATCATGTGGTGGAAGCATcaactttcaagttttttttctctgacAACAAAGAAAAGGAATTGAGAGCCACTGGAATAATGAAATTTATGTGAAAGATTCAAAAGAATATAAACTGCAAGAAGCAATAAACCCATAAGGATTTGGACTGCTAGAAGCAGTAAGTActagttctcgagaacattaTCGCTCGAGTATATTGAGCATATAAAGAAAACAATCCTTGGTCATGAAGTACCAGAATATTGGAAATTTACTGATCTCTTTCATGATTGAAAGATGAGCTATCATATGACAAGAAGGATATTTATACTTGTAACTTTTACAAGAAACGAGGGAATAACTCATATGTATAAGTATGCATAATCTGAAGGTGTAAGAGATTTTCTTTAAAAGGAAATTTGGACATGGATTCTAAATAGACCAATATATGATCTTGTGTGAAAGTAATGTTATGGGCAAGAGTCCAATGGTCTAAAAGATTATCTCACAATCAAACAAGTTTATTCTTTAAGAATATAATTATAGCAATTCATAAAAggattatatatatgatgagaatacatctccctaagatgatgcttccagggggagaaatatgatgatgtttcgtagttgtactatttttccttatcatggtttttgtcccattgggttttccatgttaaggttttaatgaggcaataAAGAACACTTAATGATAGATACCTAAAGAGGAACGTTATCACTTAAGTGATAAAGATATcaatcttctaatgtatttttgagaCTGAGAAGAGAATGATCAAAGATCAGTCATACTTTAAAAGGAATCAAGGTATGAACACATTCCATTCGCAGGACAGAAACGAAGGTCAAATGTTTGCGAATCAAAAAAAAGACCTTCTAGATGGAATTAAAATATGGACTTGGCGTCCAGAGAAAGATCTTTGAGTCTACTTTCATCTCCAATTTGAATCAAGTCATTCCAGATGATATAACTTGAGATATGACTGTTTTTGTGAGACATGTACAAGCTGTCTCAGAATACCCAATTTCGACGGATATCCCAAATATTGCTAGATATTCCCATCTTCCAAGATATAGACGTGTGCCTGAAGTTATACATGGATGTTAGCTTCGATTTCCAagtgttttgaagtcatttggtCCAACGGTCATCAAGATATTCAAGTTTCAGTGAGGAGTGTCAAATCTGCCGGCGAGGTCCAAGTGGTACAAGTTCGTTTAAGTGACAATTCAGCCGACCTATTCACTAAGTCACTTCCGACCTCTACGTTCAAGAAGGTTACGCATCAGATTAGGATGCGTcgactgaaagaccttcagtgagGTACAAATCAGGGGAAGTAATACGTGttatactctttttccttaaccatgGTTTTATCCCTTTGGGTTTtactggtaaggttttaatgaagcaacatccaaagcgtattacgagCTCTTAATGGTTATAACATTCAAGAGAGAGTGTTATGAACCGTTTAAGTGAATGTCATAACCAAAGGCGGTTtagacttttctttttctcatggttttctttttccttgtatgattatgatttcttttttttttattggtttaggatttgtaatcttttcatttatctatgacggtctcTACCTtttgtaattccctatatataaagggtacattatgttatgaataagAACAACTAATTCCCTATTTCTCTCTATTCACAACACAATCATACATTTGTTTGGAATTTTTATTCGCAATACGGTGTATACttgttaattttctttaaatagtATAAGATGTCACGTACGTTTTAAAAGTTACTCTGGTTTTCTAAACCGGACAGACCCGTTGGTTGGACCGGATTCGACCATAAACCAATTATATAGCTGGtaataattggttcgaccatgaataGGTCAATTTATCCGATTGGATTTTAAAGTTAGGTCAATTGTcctaaatagatttttttcaagtttaagttacaaaaatagaccataaaaagaaaagtgaccaaaatattttatttaataggtaaaaaaaaTCCTATTAACCTAGAtatatgaatacaaataaaaatagtaataaaaaaaattatagtttcagattatatgttttcagattcaaatttttttataaacttttttttggaattttgttttttcaatttttctttttataattcgaaaatattttttgaaactgtttttcaaatttttattttcaatttttagcatttagtttttattttataaaattttaaaccttaatTCAAAAACTTcatcccttaactctaaatcctaaggtttagattaattaacccaaggggtataagtgtatatttacttctttaataaaacattttggtcattttgatcattgaagtctatatttgtgaaaaaaaaaactttttagtgCTATTTTAGGGGTTTTCTCTTAAAGTTATTAAACTgattaaaactatcaaaaaatctataaatcatctatataaacataaaattaatttatatttatagcattttatgtttaaaatttatttatattttagttatatatcatatttactaaaattgctttcaaatttatataataaaaatatattaaatctgaTTATTGAATCAGGTTTAACCCAGTCGAATTATATTGAATCGTGATTCAAAAAATCTCGTTCAgttttcggtccggttttaaaaccACTACTATCATTGTAACtgttaaatatgttatttaaccTATTATCCCATGCAATTTCTGTATATGAAAAtgcaataattataaaaaaaggaaaattaaagaAGGTGTACTCTCCTACATTAGATACACGCTACACTCTTTTAAAATTGCCGTTTACAGTTTCGTCCAAACACACAGtgaggaaaaagaaagagagaagcttTTCAATTCGTTCCATCGGCGAGAGAAACGAAAATGATGCAGCAAGTATAATAACATCTCTTTGAGTGAAATTGTTTTTCCAATACTCAAAAGTTTCtggtttttttaatgaatgattTGAAAATGTGCAGGGGAAGAGTAGTAGCAGTGGATCTGAGATGCAAGTGACATGGGAGGACCAACAAAACATTAACACCTTCAGCCGTCTCAACAACCGGTTCCACGAACTCGAAGACGATATCAAACTCGCCAAGGTACCTCCAATCTTCTCTATTCTCCCTAAAACTTCGATTCTAGGGGTTTTGAGATTGGAGAATAGAATGTTCCAGAGAGTATTTGATTAAGTGTTTAGTCTCTTCTCTTGATTTGCATGGTGTGCCTTTGTAGTTATTCATCACAGATCATTTGTCATTACCTTCTTGTAAGATTCTGTTGAACAGATCAGCAACAGTTCGTATGCTTGTAATAATTCTCAATCATGTCTTGTCATGCCAACTCTTgtctgaatttgtttttttttaattattattattacttagGAAAAGTGTGACAATCTAGAAGATGCGGGGAACGAGTTGATCCTTTCCGATGAGGAGATGGTGCGGTTTCAGATCGGAGAAGTGTTTGCTCATATGCCGAGGGAAGAGGTGGAAACAAAGATAGAAGAGATGAAAGAGGCCACCTTCAAAAGCCTTGAGAATCTCCAACATGAGAAGGAATCTATCGTCTCGCAAATGGCAGAGCTCAAGAAGGTGTTGTATGCTAAGTTCAAGGATTCTATCAATCTCGAAGAAGATTGATTCATTAAACTTGGAGAGATGATTCACAGTTCTGTTTCAGTTCACAAACAAAAcccttttgatttttattactttaaagTTTTCTTGTAAGTTTTGATTACTTACAAAGAAAGCCAAAACAAATCAACTTGATCAATTAGCTCCCGAGAATCAGAGTATACCCGCCAATTTTCATGTATGCAAGCTTTCATCAGTTATTATCTCTTGAAACGGAGAGCGTGAGTATGGTAGATAGATCCTAACTAGGAGCTAACCGATAGTTCTAAGAAAGGTGAATACTAGCCTAGAAGGAGACTACAAGTTAAGAAGAGTCACCTCGAATGTACTAGATCTTTAATGTGTAAGAGCGGAGAGATTTAGAGATTTGGAAGATGAAAATATTTCTGATTTATTTCTTTCTGCCATTGTAGGGGCTACATATAGCAAAAGGACAAAGGTTTCTCAACGGTCTAAACACGTGACTCGTTGGTGACTAGAAAGCAAAAGCATAAAGTAGGAAATGAGATAAGCATGATGAGAGCATATTCCTTACTGATAAGGTAGTCATGGATGACTCATCCTATGACAATACTCCCTCCTTCAGAGCAACCTTGTCCTCAAGGGTTGAACAAAGGAAACTTGGCTGTGAAGTCATTGAAGAATTCCCAAGTTGCTGTTGCGGGTCTTGAACCAGTACCATTGTTGCAGCAGCATTGCGACGCTTGActgtttttgtttccaaaattgCCTCAGGTTTCTTGGAGAGACCGAGATCAAGCCAGTACCGAGGGATATCAGGAGATGAAGCAGTTGGGTTGGGGCATAGTTTCAGCTGGCTGACATGGAAAGTGTCATGGATAGCGGCCTCGGGAGGAAGGGATAGCTTGTAAGCAACCTTGCCAATACGATCAGTAACACGAAAGGGACCGTAGAAGCGTGGTGATAGCTTGTGAGGTACCTTTCGGTTCTTGAGGGTGTTTTGGCGGTAGGGTTGGAGCTTTAGGTAGACAAAGTCCCCAATCTTGAACTCTCGCGGAGAACGGCGAGCATCAGCGTATTGTTTCATGCGGTTCTGAGCGCGAAGTAGATGGAACTTGAGCATAGTGATGACCTCCTCACGTTTTTGCAGGCTTCGATCGACAACCGTCGAAGAACTCTCTCTGGGAGATAAGGAAGATGTAGTGGAGGAGGTTGGCCATAGATTATCTCATAAGGGGTGGAGTGTATAGCCGTGTGGTAGGTAGTGTTGTACCACCACTCAGCAAGGCTTAACCACTTGCTCCATGATCTTGGTGTCTCAGCTGTCATGCAACGCAAGTAGGTTTCCAATGTTTTATTGGTTACCTCAGTTTGGCCGTCTGTCTGAGGGTGGTATGCAGTTGAGCGCTTAAGGCCAACGCCATGAACTCTGAATATTTCTTTCCAAACTTCACTGAGGAAGGTTGGGTCCCTGTCGCTTACTACATCTTTCTGCATTCCATGAAGTTTGAAGATGTTATCAAGGTAAGCTTGAGCCACAGTGAGAGCGGTGTAGGGATGAGATAAGGCGATGAAGTGAGCGTTTTTGCTCAAGCGATCGACCACGATCAGGATGCAACTCTTGCCATGAGAAGGAGGAAAACCTTCAATGAAGTCGAGGCTGATAGATTCCCAGACACTAGCCGGTATGGGGAGAGGCTGGAGAAGGCCCGGTTTAGTAGACAGATCATACTTGTTCTGCTGACAGGTGGAGCAGTTACGTATGTAAGCCTGAACCTCCAAGTTCATCTTTGGCCAGTAAAACAGAGATTTAATGCGATGCAGGGTCGCATCTCTGCCAGAGTGTCCTCCTACAGCTGAGTCATGAAGCCATTTGAGTATATGTAGCTTCACTTCCTTGTCATTACCGACAACGAGCTTTCCTTTGCGTCGCAGCTCCTCGTTGATAAACGTAAAGCCTGGGTGAGAGGAGTTGTCGGTTAGTAGCTCAGCGATGATCTTCCTCAGGGCGGGATCTGTTTCCCACAGCAGCTTCAGAGAGTCATAGAAGCCAGAGTGGGCTTAATTATGAGAGAACCATACTCAGGAGTTCAGAGCCAGTAACTCGAGAGAGGGCATCAGCGACGACATTGTCTTTGCCTTGTTTGTAGCGGATCTCAAAGTTGTAGCCCATTAGTTTGGAGAGCCACATATGCTGGGGTTGTGATCTTTTGCTCCATGAGGAACTTAAGACTCCTTTGATCAGTGTTAATGATGAAAGGACGGTGAGCGAGATATGCGTGCCATGTCTGAACGGCGTGCACCACTGCCATCAGTTCCTTTTCATAGACAGATAGGTGTTGATGTCGTGGGCCGAGAGAGCGGCTTATGAAGCATATCGGGTGATTGTCTTGCATAAGGACAACACCTATTCCAGTATTTGAGGCGTCGGTTTCCACTACGAAAGGTTTCTCAAAATCTGGTAGAGCCAAGACATGAGTTGAGATCAAGGCAGATTTGAGGTTGGTGAGAGTCTCTGTAGCTTCAGGTGACCAAGAGAAGCCTTCTTTTTCAGGAGCTGGCTTAGAGGACGAGTTATGGAGCTGTATCCTTTGATGAAGCGTCTGTAGTAGTTTGCCAAACCCAAGAAGCTCCGAAGGTGCTTCTGTGTCGTAGGGATTGGCCAGTTACTGATTGCTTCAATCTTCTTAGGATCAGTACGCACACCCTCAGCTGAGATGAAGTGTCCGAAGTATTCGATCACTGTGGCGCCGAAGGTACACTTTGATAGCTTGAGGTAAAGCTGTTGGTGGCGTAGTATGTAGAAGACTTCATTAAGATGTTGGAGGTGATCTTCCCAAGTCTTGCTGTAGACGAATATATCGTCGAAGAAGACTAGTACAAACTTCCTTGAGATATGTTGAAAGATGTGATTCATCAGGCTCTGGAAGGTACAAGGGGCGTTTGTTAGCCCAAAGGGCATCACCAGATACTCTAAGTGCCCGTTGTGAGTCTTGATCGCTGTCTTGTAGATGTCGTCTTCAGACATACGAAGTTGGTGAAAACCAGCTCGTAAATCCAATTTAGTGAAGTACTGAGCTCCACCTAACTCATCAAGGAGGTCTTCAAGCAGAGGTATTGGGTATTTATCCTTTATGGTCTGCTTGTTGAGGCCCCGGTAGTCGACACAAAGCCGCCATGTACCGTCTTTCTTTTTGACAAGTACTATTGGTGATGCGTAGGGGCTGAAGCTATGTTGTATAATCCCCTGTGAGATCATCTCTTTGATCATCGTGTCTATTGTATCCTTCTGGAGTGAAGAGTAGCGATAGGGACGAAGATTCACAGGGTCGGAGCCAGCGAGCAAGGGTATTTGGTGATCGAAGCCTTCACGAAAGGGTGGAAGAGACtttggttcttcaaagatgTCAGAGTAGGAGCTTAACAGCTGTTGGAGGTGGGGATCATCAGTGTTTGTAGTGGCTGAAGCAGAGATATGTGAGAATAGCATGGCAGGGTTGAAGTCAGGTTGAGCTTCAGTACTGTCATCTATTTCACGCAGCTGTATCAAGGCGATTTGAGGCTCCTGCAACATCAGTTTGTTGAGGCTAGAGCCTTTGATGAGTTTGCCACCAGATTTGACTACTCcgcgaagaacatgtttggtaCCAAGTAGGGTGAACTCCATTCTGAGGTTGAGGAAATCCCAAAGGATAGGGCCTAGTGTGCAGAGCCATTGCACGCCTAAGACGAAGTCACAACAGTCTAGAGGTACTGTTCGTATCTCCGTAGTGAAGGAAGATCCCTGAACTTTCCAAGTAAAGGCAGCGCATTTATAGTTGGTGAGAAGGGTTCCACCAGTAGCTGCTTTTACTGACATCGGTTTGGTTGTTTCCAACTGGCAACCAATTTGGCTTGCAATGTTGATGTCTAGGAAGTTGTGGGTGCTACCCGGATCAACAAGGATATGGAGTTTGTGCTGAccaaagtgacccaccaagcaCATACAATTGTATGAAGTCGAGCCGTTTATGGCGTTAATAGAGAGGACTGGAGTCTCATCAGCTTGGTCAGTGTTTTTAGTGACTGTTCTAGCTCTAGTCTCCTGCTCAGTATCTGAGGAGTTGTCATCGGAGGTAGAGTCAATATCGTCACACTCCATAACATAGATTTGGGAGCGTTTGTGCTTGAGCTGATGGCCAGGGGTGAAAGGTTCGTCACAGAACATGCATAAGCCTTTAGAGCGTCGATCTTGCATCTCCTAGTACGAGTACTTTCTTGGTGGTCTGTCAGGGTTGTTGCGAGggataaattttggtttttggttgtTTGGTGTTTCGGTGAGGATGGGGGAGGGGTTGGGTTTGTTGTAGTTGCGTTGGTTATGGTGTGGATTGAAGGGGGCTCGGGATTTTTGTATGGGAGTGTGAGATAGCGAGGACTCGTGGAGGGAGGCGATCTTAGCAGCGCCTGAAACAGTGGTAACTTCGAACTGTCTAGTGTGGAGAGATAGGTGAGGGTTCATGTTGGCTAAGAAAATGCTGAGAGCATGAGTTTCAGGCAACACTAATCTCATGCGAGCGACCTCAAACTTATCGAGGTAAGTGACAACTGAATCAGAGTCTTGTTTCAGAGCGACAAGCTCAGCAAGAGGATCATCGAACAGTTCACTAAAGCGAGCAGAGATCTCTATGATATAGTCTGTCCAAGAAGGAAACAAGCCATACTGAGTGCTCATGTAGTTGTGATGCCACTGAGTAGCTTTACCGGTGAGATGCATAGCGGCTAAGCGAACCTTGAGCTCTTGGGGGTTGTTATCGATGTCGAAGAACTGCTCACACTTAGAAAGCCAGTCTCGGAGTTCACTGCCGTCGAACTTAAGGAACGAGATCTTAGAGAGTCGTGAGGTTAAGGGGCCAAAGTTGGGTCTTTGTTGGTAACTGGTCAGATCTGGAGGGTCTGGTGGGTGGGAGGGGGTTTGGTGGGGTGGTGAAGGAGGGTGGGAGGGGCTAGGGTCCATAGGGGATTTTCCAGGGGCCTGAAGGGGGGTGTTGTGTTGAAACATCATCGCCTCAAGCCTGTCAAAGCGGGCGTTGAGAGAGTCTGTTTGAGCTTTGACGTCGGCGGCGAGGATATCGTGGAGTGACCGGATTTCGTCGACCTGTTCGGTCAAAAAACGCTCCTGGAGTCGTGTTTCCACCATTTCAGCGCCGAGGATCGAGAGACTTCTGATACCAATGAAACGGAGAGCGTGAGTATGGTAGATAGATCCTAACTAGGAGCTAACCGTTATCTCTAAGAAAGGTGAATACTAGCCTAGAAGGAGACTACGAGTCAAGAAGAGTCACCTCGAAGGTACTAGATCCTTAATGTGTAAGAGCAGAGAGATTTAGAGGTTTGGAAGTTGAAAATATTTCTGATTTATTTCTTTCTGCCATTGTAGGGGCTACATATAGCAAAAGGACAAAGGTTTCTCAACGGTCTAAACACGTGACTCGTTGGTGACTAGAAAGCAAAAGCATAAAGTAGGAAATGAGATAAGCATGATGAGAGGTAGTCATGGATGACTCATCCTATGACATCTctttcctttggtttctttgtgtCTAGGAGAAGAGACAGAGCCACCACCACCGAGTGCTGCAGCTGCAGATTCCGCATGTGTGAGAAGATACTCGTATATCTTCTTCCCTAACCGATCTGTTGTTTCCTCTGAGACTTCTTGTAACTGTTGGGTATGGGCCTAGCCCTCCCAAAAGGTCCGCAAGACAATTACCCAGACACATGATTACAACAAAGAAGATCGGCTCGTCGACTTGAAATCCGGTGTTCGGCTCGGCTCCAGACTACTTTTAGTCGATGAGATGATTGACTGAACATCATCGGCTCCCCGACCCGACACAACGGCCCGATGAGTCGGCCCAATTACTCGAGGAGGCCCATCGAGACAAGACACATTAGGTCAACGAGCGTTCACCTATAAAAGGAGGAGACAAGGCAACAAGGAGGGGATCCGCAAATTACTACACTCACTttcggctagaattagggttttacatcttacatctcgccgacttgtacggtCNNNNNNNNNNNNNNNNNNNNNNNNNNNNNNNNNNNNNNNNNNNNNNNNNNNNNNNNNNNNNNNNNNNNNNNNNNNNNNNNNNNNNNNNNNNNNNNNNNNNNNNNNNNNNNNNNNNNNNNNNNNNNNNNNNNNNNNNNNNNNNNNNNNNNNNNNNNNNNNNNNNNNNNNNNNNNNNNNNNNNNNNNNNNNNNNNNNNNNNNNNNNNNNNNNNNNNNNNNNNNNNNNNNNNNNNNNNNNNNNNNNNNNNNNNNNNNNNNNNNNNNNNNNNNNNNNNNNNNNNNNNNNNNNNNNNNNNNNNNNNNNNNNNNNNNNNNNNNNNNNNNNNNNNNNNNNNNNNNNNNNNNNNNNNNNNNNNNNNNNNNNNNNNNNNNNNNNNNNNNNNNNNNNNNNNNNNNNNNNNNNNNNNNNNNNNNNNNNNNNNNNNNNNNNNNNNNNNNNNNNNNNNNNNNNNNNNNNNNNNNNNNNNNNNNNNNNNNNNNNNNNNNNNNNNNNNNNNNNNNNNNNNNNNNNNNNNNNNNNNNNNNNNNNNNNNNNNNNNNNNNNNNNNNNNNNNNNNNNNNNNNNNNNNNNNNNNNNNNNNNNNNNNNNNNNNNNNNNNNNNNNNNNNNNNNNNNNNNNNNNNNNNNNNNNNNNNNNNNNNNNNNNNNNNNNNNNNNNNNNNNNNNNNNNNNNNNNNNNNNNNNNNNNNNNNNNNNNNNNNNNNNNNNNNNNNNNNNNNNNNNNNNNNNNNNNNNNNNNNNNNNNNNNNNNNNNNNNNNNNNNNNNNNNNNNNNNNNNNNNNNNNNNNNNNNNNNNNNNNNNNNNNNNNNNNNNNNNNNNNNNNNNNNNNNNNNNNNNNNNNNNNNNNNNNNNNNNNNNNNNNNNNNNNNNNNNNNNNNNTGATGAACACTCTCTATTTCAAGTCCTTGTTTCGCGAGGATCTTTACAGAAATCCAACCACTTCGCTCCAGGACGCAATCGCCAGGTCAAACaacttcatccgaatggaagaagacacAGCGGCGATACTTAAGAAACTGAACACGGCAACCTAACCGGCAACTGTCCCCAAAGCTCCCGACGCACGCCAGGAACCTCGTTAGCACGCCTCAGGCAGTAAACCTAACCAGCCGAAAAGTTTCGTCTACGTGGTTGAAGACAAAAACGCGTCCCCACAGCCCACTGTCGTTGTACGCGAAAAAGGTTGGAATGTCTGGGAAAACGACGAAAAGCCGCAAACCTCTTCGACACCTCCGGCGTCAAGTCCTGGACCAGCTGAGCCAAACATGTGGTGTAGCTTCCACAAGTCTAAGGCACATGATACAAGGAACTGCAGGCATTTGTTAGACGCCCTCTTCTCATCGTACGAAAAGGGAACGTCAAACGTCGAACTCCCTAA
The Brassica oleracea var. oleracea cultivar TO1000 unplaced genomic scaffold, BOL UnpScaffold01219, whole genome shotgun sequence DNA segment above includes these coding regions:
- the LOC106321096 gene encoding probable prefoldin subunit 4 → MMQQGKSSSSGSEMQVTWEDQQNINTFSRLNNRFHELEDDIKLAKEKCDNLEDAGNELILSDEEMVRFQIGEVFAHMPREEVETKIEEMKEATFKSLENLQHEKESIVSQMAELKKVLYAKFKDSINLEED